Proteins from a single region of Streptomyces spectabilis:
- a CDS encoding helix-turn-helix transcriptional regulator → MTDRRLWSYKDIAAHIRVQPDTVRSYRKHGLLPEPDHVEGGKPFWYADTIRAWVASRPGNRARKGE, encoded by the coding sequence ATGACCGACCGCAGGCTCTGGTCGTACAAAGACATCGCCGCGCACATCCGCGTCCAGCCGGACACCGTGCGCTCCTACCGCAAGCACGGTCTGCTGCCCGAGCCCGATCACGTCGAGGGCGGCAAGCCCTTCTGGTACGCCGACACCATCCGCGCCTGGGTCGCGTCGCGGCCCGGCAACCGCGCGCGCAAGGGCGAGTGA